DNA from ANME-2 cluster archaeon:
GGTTGCCAGTGAGACACAGGTGTCTGCACATCCATAGTAAAGGCGGAGTTCGTCCTTTTCTACCACCCATCCACACGGAAAAACCACGTTATTTATATCACCTTCCAGTTCATACCATTCTCTGGGTCCGAAAATCCATTCATTGGACCTGCGCAGTACTTTTGTCGGGTCTTTGCGATCCAATAATGCAAGCCCAAGATGATATAAGTTCCCTGATGAGGTTTCTCGAACCCCATGATACAATATCAACCAGCCATCTTGAGTAAGCAAGGGCGGAGGGGAAAGACCAACTTTATTGGCATCCCACCAGCCACCTTTACGAGCATGAAGTAATATCTGATGATCACTCCAGTGTATCATGTCAGAAGAAAACGAAATCCAAATATGTGCACCCTGCTCAATTCCTTCTATTATTCTATGAGATGCTTCATCAGATTTGGCGGTCTTAATCTTTTTAATTTTATCAATACTTGCGCTTTCCATAGCCTCTAATATAAGCTCCCCGATAATTTCATCGCGAGCATATTTCGAAATGCCACGATGGAGCATAGCCCATTTACCATTGAATTTCATGGGAAATAGGGATGCATCTTTATCATTTGGAGGCATCCCTGGCCCCAATCTTTTAAATGAACGAAAGTCTTTTGTAGTGGCTATATTGACCTGAGGACCATTTTGGGAATACGCAGTATATACCACAAACCATTGTTGTTGTGCTTCAATATAGATGACCCGAGGATCTTCAATACCCCAGATCTCTTCCGGATAATTATCCGGATCTGGTTCAAAGGTAGGTTTTTTATCAATGTCCCAATTATCCATCCCATTATGGCTCCGGGCTACGGTCAAATGAGATATCCCGCTATGGTCCTCCACTCGAACCAGCAATATTGTGTAATCTCCGATTTTTGCTGCCCCGGGATTGAAAACAGAATGGGCAGGATAAGGCCAGTCCCTGGCTGACAAGATCGGATTCTTTTCATAACGCTGAAATAATTCTATATGTTCAGACATTTACGGCCACCTGCCTGACCAAGATTTCCTTCACAAGCCAGAGGGATATCATTTGCTGAAGCCTTTCTTTATTTATAGCAAAAACACTCCTTCTCATATCAGCGTATTGCAGTAATATAAAGTTTGTTTAAATGCTTAAGAGGTATCATGTCAATGTTCATTGAACCCATCATTATTGCTCCCCTGCGTATCACTGTTTTAAATATTCAAGGATGTCTGGTAATTTTGCTGTTGCAAGCGCTATAGATGTATCTGCACAGCCGTAATACATACGTATCTCACCATTCTCCTCAATCCATCCACAAGGGAAAACAACATCACTCACATCGCCTTCTCGTTCATACCACTCTTTGGGACCAAAAATCCAGTTGTCGGAACGATGCAATACCTTTGATGGATCTTCAAGATCCAACAGTGCCAGACCCAGACGATAAATTCCTCCTGAAATAGTTCTCCGAACCCCATGATACAATATCAGCCACCCTTCAGATGTGCGCAGGGGAGGTGGAGAGAGACCTATCTTATCAGCATCCCACCACCCGCCTTTGCGGGAATGAATCAAGATCTTATGATCACCCCAGTGTTTAAAGTCATAAGAATATGATATCCAGGTGTGTGCACCAACCCCGCCAAATGTAGAGACCGGTCGATGAATCATAGCCCATCGTCCATTGAATTTCACTGGAAACAATGCCGCATCCTTATCTTCCGGCGGCATTACAGCCCCTATCCGTTCAAACGTATGAAAGTCCCTGGTAGTGGCTATTGAGACTAAGGGACCACCCTCAGAATATGCAGTATAGACCACAGCCCACTGATTTATTTCTTCAATATAGGTGATACGCGGATCTTCGATACCCCAGATCTCTTCCGGATAGTTGGCAGGGTCAGGCATTAATGTAGGACTTGTATCGATCTCCCAGCCATCTACCCCATTGCGGCTTCTAGCAACAGTTAAATGAGAAAAACCACGATGGTCCTCTACTCGCACCAGCAGTAAAGTATGATCTTCGAATTTTATTGCTCCGGGATTGAAAACGGAATTGCAGGAATAGGGCCAATCAGCAGCAGTAAGGATGGGATTTTTTTTAGAGCGATGAAATACTTCATTCTTATTCAGCATTTCAAATACATATCTCCTTATATACTCAAAACTCGGGGGGAAGATTTACCTTTTCTCCGGTGGCTTTTACCTTATTCGCAAGCTCATATGCCTCATTGTACTGCCTGGCTATTACGTGCCAGGAAACTACATTGTTCAGATAGCGATCCAGGTTGCTGCTCATATTATGTCGAAGATCCTCATCACAGGCCAGGCGGATAACATTTTTCTTGAGCATTTCCCGGTTTGTGAACAAAAGTCCCCCTTCACTTATCAGCGTCTGGGATGTCAATCCCTCCAAGGGAGCTGTAGTAATATAAGGTTTGTTCAATGATATGACCCTGGCCAGTGTACCGGATTGTGTCTCATCGATGGATGGCAGTACAATAAAATCGCAAATGGCCATTATTTTATAATATAGTTCTCCTCTGGGAATGAATTCATAATAATGGGCAAGTCCCTTTTTTTCAAGTATTTCAATCTGTTGCTTATATCTCTCATAATCGTGTTTATGGTTTTCATCCCTCATGGTCCCGGCGGCAAGCAGGTCCCATTCCTGGCCTGTGCGGTCATATATCTCCTGAGCTATCTCTTCCCACATGTTGGTCAAAATGTCCCAACGTTTATTTGATTGTATCCAGCCTACCAAACCCACAATATGTTTACCTATGGACGGGTATTTGTTGAGACCGATCTCTTCATGTAACTCTGGTATCTTCATATTCATCCATTGCTTATCCGGCCTGGCGCCATGGGGAACTACCATTATGTTGGTGGGAGTTTTCCAGCCGTATCCTGAAAAAGTCCAGTCCAATCTCCATTTTTGATAGTTGCATTTAAACAGTACGACATCTGAGCGTTCGCACATCCTGTAAATAAAATTGGCTTCAAAATCCCGCAGCCTACCATGGACCGTATGGGGTTCA
Protein-coding regions in this window:
- a CDS encoding glycosidase, which produces MLNKNEVFHRSKKNPILTAADWPYSCNSVFNPGAIKFEDHTLLLVRVEDHRGFSHLTVARSRNGVDGWEIDTSPTLMPDPANYPEEIWGIEDPRITYIEEINQWAVVYTAYSEGGPLVSIATTRDFHTFERIGAVMPPEDKDAALFPVKFNGRWAMIHRPVSTFGGVGAHTWISYSYDFKHWGDHKILIHSRKGGWWDADKIGLSPPPLRTSEGWLILYHGVRRTISGGIYRLGLALLDLEDPSKVLHRSDNWIFGPKEWYEREGDVSDVVFPCGWIEENGEIRMYYGCADTSIALATAKLPDILEYLKQ
- a CDS encoding glycosyltransferase: MSKKNPIVMISSYPPRLCGIATFCEEAREFIQEANPDRDVLVISHTDGEGEGVFPIIDMSKHDWWKPVYKKVKELDPYVVHLEHEYGLYEYCDSRGKGDENQGFLDLLGAIGKYPTVVEPHTVHGRLRDFEANFIYRMCERSDVVLFKCNYQKWRLDWTFSGYGWKTPTNIMVVPHGARPDKQWMNMKIPELHEEIGLNKYPSIGKHIVGLVGWIQSNKRWDILTNMWEEIAQEIYDRTGQEWDLLAAGTMRDENHKHDYERYKQQIEILEKKGLAHYYEFIPRGELYYKIMAICDFIVLPSIDETQSGTLARVISLNKPYITTAPLEGLTSQTLISEGGLLFTNREMLKKNVIRLACDEDLRHNMSSNLDRYLNNVVSWHVIARQYNEAYELANKVKATGEKVNLPPEF